The following proteins are encoded in a genomic region of Vicugna pacos chromosome 16, VicPac4, whole genome shotgun sequence:
- the TACO1 gene encoding translational activator of cytochrome c oxidase 1 yields the protein MAAWATFSLNRAAAPCLRARGLGVQVPRASQPEPPDCSPAGGRTLHLTAAVPAGHNKWSKVRHIKGPKDTERSRIFSKLSLSIRLAIKEGGPNPELNSSLASILEVCRSKHMPKSTIEGALKMEKTKDIYLLYEGRGPGGSSLLIEALSNSGSKCQSDIRRILNKNGGMMAEGARHSFDKKGVIVVGVEDREKKAVNLERALELAIEAGAEDVKETEDEEENNIFKFICDASLLHQVRKKLDSLGLCSVSCALEFIPNTKVRLADPDLEQAAQLIQALGNHDDVIHVYDNIE from the exons ATGGCGGCTTGGGCCACCTTCAGCCTGAACCGGGCCGCTGCCCCATGCTTGCGGGCGCGAGGCCTTGGGGTCCAGGTCCCCCGGGCCTCCCAGCCTGAGCCCCCGGACTGTAGCCCCGCTGGGGGTCGGACGCTGCACCTCACCGCGGCTGTCCCCGCTGGGCACAACAAGTGGTCCAAAGTCCGTCACATCAAGGGTCCTAAGGACACCGAAAGGAGTCGCATCTTTTCTAAGCTCAGTTTGAGCATTCGCCTAGCGATTAAAG AAGGAGGTCCCAACCCTGAGCTCAACAGCAGTCTGGCCAGCATCTTAGAGGTGTGTCGCAGCAAGCACATGCCCAAGTCAACAATTGAGGGAGCGCTGAAAATGGAG AAAACCAAGGACATTTATTTGTTGTATGAGGGCCGAGGCCCTGGTGGCTCTTCTCTTCTCATTGAGGCTTTATCTAACAGTGGCTCCAAGTGCCAGTCGGACATCAGACGTATCCTGAATAAGAATGG GGGAATGATGGCTGAAGGAGCTCGCCACTCCTTTGACAAAAAGGGGGTGATTGTGGTTGGAGTGGAGGACAGAGAGAAGAAAGCTGTGAACCTAGAGCGTGCCCTGGAGCTGGCAATCGAAGCAGGAGCTGAGGATgtcaaggaaactgaagatgaagaggaaaataacatttttaaa TTTATTTGCGATGCTTCTTTACTGCATCAAGTGAGGAAGAAGCTGGACTCCCTGGGCCTGTGTTCTGTGTCCTGTGCGCTAGAGTTCATCCCCAACACAAAGGTGCGACTGGCTGACCCTGACCTGGAACAGGCTGCCCAGCTCATCCAGGCTCTTGGCAACCATGATGACGTGATCCACGTCTATGACAACATTGAGTAA